A section of the Amycolatopsis sp. AA4 genome encodes:
- a CDS encoding nucleotide disphospho-sugar-binding domain-containing protein, with translation MKILFASAPGYGLTLPLIPVVWAARAAGHDVLLATTAEVAEVSARAGLPVADVFPGRDIWTDLLATVKGDAAPDPDEPEEYRIARRHQGPFGLFTAAMTEGTIEAGRAFGADLVVYPSDHGTGALAAVALGVPALEVGNRISWSARDLSWRTEHADFLDGELVALMRTKLGLGDEPPNVIARIDPRAPSMGGLRAEEEHVDERDGAPWWPMRFVPYNGGAVLPEWVLRKPERPRVAVTLGTVVPAMSGVSSLKVVLDALGGMDVEVILAAGTADLSELGELPGNVRSVGYLPLSVFLPGCAAIVHHGGSGTTAAPLYYGVPQLVLPSFADNPMSAERVVDRGVGLSHDPATVDVPTVRKLVSQLLEDEAYRRAAAEVRAEMSEQPTPADILARAVAAVR, from the coding sequence GTGAAGATCCTGTTCGCGTCCGCGCCCGGGTACGGGCTCACCCTTCCGCTGATCCCGGTCGTCTGGGCTGCCCGCGCTGCCGGGCACGACGTGCTGCTGGCCACCACCGCCGAGGTCGCCGAGGTGTCCGCGCGCGCCGGGCTGCCGGTCGCCGACGTCTTCCCCGGCCGCGACATCTGGACCGACCTGCTGGCCACCGTCAAGGGCGACGCCGCCCCGGACCCGGACGAACCCGAGGAGTACCGCATCGCGCGCCGGCACCAGGGCCCGTTCGGGCTTTTCACCGCCGCGATGACCGAGGGCACCATCGAGGCGGGCCGGGCGTTCGGCGCGGACCTCGTCGTCTACCCGTCCGACCACGGGACCGGCGCGCTCGCCGCCGTCGCGCTCGGCGTGCCCGCGCTCGAGGTCGGCAACCGGATCTCCTGGTCGGCCCGGGACCTCTCGTGGCGCACCGAGCACGCCGACTTCCTCGACGGCGAACTCGTCGCGTTGATGCGCACGAAGCTCGGCCTCGGCGACGAGCCGCCGAATGTCATCGCCCGGATCGACCCCCGGGCGCCGAGCATGGGCGGGCTGCGCGCGGAAGAGGAGCACGTGGACGAACGCGACGGCGCGCCGTGGTGGCCGATGCGGTTCGTGCCCTACAACGGCGGGGCGGTACTGCCGGAGTGGGTGCTGCGGAAGCCGGAACGGCCCCGGGTGGCGGTCACGCTCGGCACTGTGGTCCCGGCGATGAGCGGGGTCAGCAGCCTGAAGGTCGTGCTGGACGCGCTCGGCGGAATGGACGTCGAGGTCATTCTCGCGGCGGGCACCGCTGATCTGAGCGAACTGGGCGAGCTTCCCGGGAACGTGCGGTCAGTGGGGTATTTGCCGTTGTCGGTGTTCTTGCCGGGGTGCGCCGCGATCGTGCATCACGGCGGGTCCGGAACTACTGCCGCGCCGTTGTATTACGGGGTGCCGCAATTGGTTCTGCCCAGTTTCGCGGACAATCCGATGTCGGCCGAGCGGGTGGTCGACCGGGGCGTCGGGCTGAGCCACGATCCGGCCACTGTGGACGTTCCCACGGTCCGGAAGCTGGTCTCGCAGTTGCTGGAGGACGAGGCGTACCGGCGGGCGGCCGCGGAGGTCCGGGCGGAGATGAGCGAGCAGCCCACCCCGGCCGACATCCTCGCACGTGCGGTCGCGGCCGTCCGCTAG
- the glgC gene encoding glucose-1-phosphate adenylyltransferase has protein sequence MIDGSDVLGIVLAGGEGKRLMPLTTDRAKPAVPFGGVHRLIDFVLSNLVHGGIRRICVLTQYKSHSLDRHISTTWRLSSLTGEYVTPVPAQQRLGPRWFQGSADAIHQSLNLVHDESPAYIAVFGADNIYRMDPRQMIDAHIASGAGVTVAGIRVPRAEARSFGVISTEDGTKIDAFLEKPEDPPGLPDSPDESYVSMGNYVFTTQVMLDALHADAKNPASKHDMGRDIIPALVEKSEAAVYDFNGNVVPGETDRDHGYWRDVGTIDSYYDAHTDLISTQPIFNLYNRKWPILAHPGQRAAAKFVEGGTATQSIVSNGCIISGAQVVDSVLSPDVFIENGAVVQGSVLLDGARVGRGAVVRRAILDKNVVVPPGAHIGVDLARDRGHYHVSDFGIVVLGKGETAI, from the coding sequence GTGATCGACGGATCCGATGTGCTGGGAATCGTTCTCGCCGGCGGCGAGGGCAAACGGCTGATGCCGCTGACCACCGACCGGGCGAAACCCGCGGTCCCGTTCGGCGGCGTGCACCGGCTGATCGACTTCGTGCTCTCCAACCTGGTGCACGGCGGGATCCGGCGGATTTGCGTGCTGACGCAGTACAAATCGCATTCGCTGGACCGGCACATCTCGACGACGTGGCGGCTGTCGTCGCTGACCGGCGAGTACGTCACGCCGGTGCCCGCGCAGCAGCGGCTGGGCCCGCGCTGGTTCCAGGGCAGCGCGGACGCGATCCACCAGAGCCTGAACCTCGTGCACGACGAATCTCCCGCGTACATCGCGGTGTTCGGCGCGGACAACATCTACCGGATGGACCCGCGCCAGATGATCGACGCGCACATCGCGTCCGGCGCGGGCGTGACGGTCGCCGGGATCCGGGTGCCGCGCGCGGAGGCCCGTTCGTTCGGCGTGATCAGCACCGAGGACGGCACGAAGATCGACGCGTTCCTGGAGAAACCCGAGGATCCGCCGGGCCTGCCGGATTCGCCCGACGAATCGTACGTGTCGATGGGCAACTACGTCTTCACGACGCAGGTGATGCTCGACGCGCTGCACGCGGACGCGAAGAACCCGGCGTCCAAACACGACATGGGCCGCGACATCATCCCGGCGCTGGTGGAGAAATCCGAGGCGGCGGTCTACGACTTCAACGGCAACGTGGTACCCGGGGAAACTGACCGGGACCACGGCTACTGGCGCGACGTCGGAACGATCGACAGCTATTACGACGCGCACACGGATTTGATTTCTACGCAGCCGATTTTCAACCTGTACAACCGGAAATGGCCCATTCTGGCCCACCCCGGCCAGCGCGCGGCGGCGAAGTTCGTGGAAGGCGGCACGGCGACCCAGTCGATCGTCAGCAACGGCTGCATCATCTCCGGCGCGCAGGTGGTGGATTCGGTGCTGTCGCCGGACGTTTTCATCGAGAACGGCGCGGTCGTGCAGGGTTCAGTGCTGCTGGACGGCGCCCGGGTCGGCCGCGGCGCGGTGGTGCGGCGCGCGATCCTGGACAAGAACGTCGTCGTTCCGCCAGGAGCGCACATCGGGGTGGACCTGGCCCGGGATCGCGGCCACTACCACGTCAGCGACTTCGGGATCGTCGTGCTGGGCAAGGGAGAAACGGCGATCTAG
- a CDS encoding SGNH/GDSL hydrolase family protein — MRRARIAALLTLVGFGIAMSPAVAADAGQTSTWCTKKEQVAILGTSADTGYGTTGYQSATDTYAPTTYGWTTKIANDLHAQWNTTTKNYAHNGAMATDYLPGGRWPDTTGALADITQRQPDLVLVDLGGNELISQTDPAVFKANLGKVIDNIRAARPGVDILLSIYAELKWTPNPWGGQTQKYFWSQYGSAIYETAVAKGTALVDLRQYIPPAGSANLPNPSPWLADNVHLNDAGNLAEYGMWWGWTSSLGSIC; from the coding sequence ATGCGAAGAGCCCGTATCGCGGCACTGCTGACCCTGGTCGGCTTCGGCATCGCGATGTCCCCCGCCGTCGCCGCCGACGCTGGTCAGACCAGCACCTGGTGCACCAAGAAGGAGCAGGTCGCGATCCTCGGCACGTCGGCCGACACCGGTTACGGCACCACGGGCTACCAGTCCGCCACGGACACCTACGCGCCGACCACCTACGGCTGGACCACGAAAATCGCCAACGACCTCCACGCCCAGTGGAACACCACCACGAAGAACTACGCGCACAACGGCGCGATGGCCACCGACTACCTTCCCGGCGGCCGCTGGCCCGACACGACCGGCGCGCTCGCCGACATCACGCAGCGCCAGCCCGACCTGGTCCTCGTCGACCTCGGCGGCAACGAGCTGATCTCGCAGACCGACCCGGCGGTGTTCAAGGCGAACCTCGGCAAGGTCATCGACAACATCCGCGCCGCGCGGCCCGGGGTGGACATCCTGCTGTCGATCTACGCCGAGCTGAAGTGGACGCCCAACCCGTGGGGCGGGCAGACGCAGAAGTACTTCTGGTCGCAGTACGGCTCGGCGATCTACGAGACGGCGGTCGCCAAGGGGACGGCGCTCGTCGATCTGCGGCAGTACATCCCGCCCGCGGGCTCGGCCAATCTGCCGAACCCGAGCCCGTGGCTGGCGGACAACGTGCACCTGAACGACGCGGGGAACCTCGCCGAGTACGGGATGTGGTGGGGCTGGACGTCGAGCCTGGGGAGCATTTGCTGA